TTTCACTGTacaataccattttttttttactacactGCTTTTCAGAGTAGCAAAATTCCCTCCTTTGCTAAACACTAACGAGCAAAACACCCTTTGGAAGGCATGTGCCAGTACCTGTCCACTGTGTAAGGATCCCTATAGAGGATATATTAGGGCCCAgtatctctctcccacccccatctcagtgtgtgcacacacaccacTGCAGAGAAGGGGAGGCTTGTACATATCTCCCATTCAGCCTTCCTCTCATGAAAGAATGGGTGAGATGGGGTTCTGTTATGTTCTCAGGGGACTCCTGCACCCAAAATGGACTGGCTTGAGCCCTGATACAGCCAGATATGTTTTATGAAGTTAACTAAAGATATCTGACTCCTGATAGGGATGAAAAGACTGGTGAAATGTCCAGTTTTTCTTACTTACAACTTTGTATTCCTGATAGGAGTTTATCAGTATTGTATATCAGAGTTTTTATTTAATATCTTCTTGGTTTGTCAAATTCAGCATAACACCCCTGCTACCAAGTATCCTTCATCAGCAAGCAAGGACTGTTATCACGTACAGCTTacgaaaaggaaaaaggaaaactgTAAAAGCGGTGGTTCGTAGATTTCTCCGATTACACTGTGGCCTTTGGCTGAGAAGAAGGGTAATATTTTCTTTTGTAGTATTGTCTTAGCTGCATGTGTATGTGGAGGTGAGAGTGCATTAGAAAGTGTGAAAGGAATACATGGAGGAAATACACCTGGCAGGATAAAGATCTGGTTGGTTAAGGAATATTTGTTGGTGTTGTAAAAACCATTCTGTTTTAGTATGACTTCGAATTCTCTGCTATTTATTAACAGGCTGGTTATAAGAAGAGACTGTGGAAAAAATCTGCTCAACGGAAACAGCGCTTGAGGGAGCAAGTGTTTTGCAATAAAACCCAATCCAAGCTCCTTGATAAAATGACCACTTCCTTTTGGAAGAGAAGAAATTGGTATGTCAATGATCCCTTCCAAAAATACCACGACCGTACAAATCTTCGACAGTAATGTACATCATTTCATATGGCATGTGATCTTTGTATGCTAATCCAGATATAATTTCAAATTGATCACTTTTCCATTCAAGCAGATGTATAATTTCCATTAAAATACTTGTGCAAAACCAACCACTAGTTGTATTTAAatttagatttattgatgatgGATTTTCTCAACAAAAGTTGATAGATGTTGATTGATGTGTGTATTGTATTTCTCTTGGACAGGCTTTTTGACAGGCAGTATGAATgacattatttaaaatgtttttaaatatttgtagcTGTCCTGAAATCTTAACTGTACAAAATAGAATGTGTAGCCTTGCTAAATCCTAATGTTCAATAGAGCTGCAAAATTTAAGTACCTGGCTTCATCCGTTGTTTCCAATAAAGCCTTTGAAATACTAGAGATGACTTAATATACTTCTTAAAGTTTTCTGTGAACGTAGCTTTGAAATGGCAAAGGCTATGCTGTGGATCTTTGACAATATCTGATATTATAAAACTGTCAAAAGGGCTATGCAGGAGATCATAGGACCtggcatgtacaaaagccatatgAGACGGGGGTTCATTGAGCAATAAGTACATACCTTCTTAAAGATGGACATATTACCGTTCCCTCCTTCAGTGTTGCCCTCAACCTGAAGAGGAAACGTCTTAGGGCTCACAGAGGGAAACTGGGTGCCTGCCTGCTAAATAGTAAGTGCCCATCATATAGGACATGTGTGCTTACTGCTTACGTGGAGCAAAAGTAAAGAAGAGGttagtttttatgtttttttgtgCATGAGTGAATTTGTCTTGATTCTTCTCTTAAAGGACATGCTTTTTAATActtgaattgttttttaaaaggaaattcatTATTACAGTAGCCCTCTTGTTGGTGGAGGCAATATTTCACTTCATAGTTCTGTAATTATCATCTGTGTAGTGTGTTTTAAGATGTTGAATGCGTTTCATGTATATAATCTCAATCATCTTTTCATCAATACTCCCAGGTAGGACATTTTTTATTCTCTAAATATTACCCCTGTGTTTATTATCTCCAGTTGAACAGTTCTTCAAGAAGTCCACCGTGGGCACAAGTGCAGTCAAGGGTACCTTTGGACAACCTTAATACATAATCCAGTGTTGCTGGTGTCACAGACCCATCCTGTTAGAGCAGGGGTTTGCGTGTGGGTGTGTATCTGAGAGGGAAATCTTACAAACTTTCCCCCAAATTCTCTGTTCTTTGGTCTGCCACCTTCCCAAACCCtggtttgagcggttcctcagtggaacaggcttcctcgggaggtggtaagtactccttccctggaggtttttaagcagaggctagatggccatctgtcagcaatgctgattctatgaccttaagcagttgatgagagggagggcatcttggccatcttctggggatggagtaggggtcactgggggtgtggggggggaggtagttgtgaatttcatgcattgtgcagggggttggactagatgaccctggtggtcccttccaattctatgattctgtggtctgAGAGATTTGTTCCCCTGTCTCCAAACTGAGACCCTGGACCCTGTGGGAACATAACCAAGCTTAACCTGGGTTTAACTCACAGCAATACATCATAAAGAAATTAAAGACAAAAATTTTGAAAGCAAAATAGTTCCAGTGTCCAAATACATTGAAAATAACAAAGTTAACTCTCTAAATACACTTACTGGACAAGGTGTTCGATTTTAACTTCTTAAAGCGCTAGCAAATTCAGTATGGAGAAAGCAGTAAGAATCCATGCAGCTGTAACATAAGGCAAAGTGGATAACAGGGATAGGCAAAGGGAGGGAGGCCTGAGTGGGATAGGATGTGGCCTAATAGCATAGATGACATTTTATAGAAACACAGGCCATAAACCTTCTGACCCTCTCCAGCCGATCACTGCGCTGCCTCTGAGGAATGTTTGAGAAAGAGAGCAAGTTCCCCCCTGCCATCTGCACCCAGCTGAAACTGGTGAGCTAATCGGTAGGCCTGAGAACAGGACCTTGAGGAAGTGACCGTCTACGAGGGGGGTGGCCTGGCACCTGTTGTTAACTGATCAGGGCAAAAGAAAAAATGCGTCGTGGGTCCACAGGCTCCTGTCTCAAACCACCACAGAGCGCACGTCTCACGTGTTTTATTTTTCAGCTCATGTTTGGCCGCAGCCATCCATCTTGCCCCTCCTGGTAGTTTGGGCAAATGGTTATCTCTTTGAGAAAGTCATGACTATGTTGCTGACTCTTTGTGCATTTTATGACCATTCTCTCTAGGAAAGACTGGTGCTTCCAGAGTGTTGGGACCCCCCTCAGTAAGCTTCAGAGGACCTTacatctttttaaattttgtctTTCATATGTGTATAGAAGGCACAATAACAATATTTTCTTGTATAATGCAAGGCCATCAAAGAAATCAGTGAGATAAGTAAGCTATACATTACAATACTTAACCTCATGGTGCAGTTAAGTAAGCAAACTATAAATATAAGTAAGTCCTAATTACACAAACAATTAacattattgttatttttgtcAAGAAAAAACAGGCTATCATTAGCACTATCTCAACTAGACATTCTTATTCTACATCTGACACATTAAGGGTTCCACAGGGAATCTAACTTCATGACATTGTTACCATAAACAATGTTTGCGATGGGATCACTGTCTCTAATATAGACCCTGCAATAAACCACTACGTCAATGGTACATGTACGCTACACTTCTAGTATCAAGGGCTGGGATTCCTGCACCAACTCTGCATTGTTCCACTTCTGGGGATATCTTAGTAGATCCATCTGCCGTGACAGCTTTCTTGCACCAAACCACACGGAGTGATGAACAGGACAGGAACAAAGTTCAAATATGGAACAACGTTTTTCCTTTGATGTCTTCTGTCCAGGGCCCAGTCTTAGTTAAATTAGGGTAGAAACAAAGACAACTTCCACCTGTGAATGAAAATCTATAACAATTTGGTTAAAGCTTAAAATGTATCAGACTCATGGAAGGAGTCGATGGTTCACTTGTCTATAAAGCAGATTTCCAGTTTATTTCCTATGGGGTTAAATGCAAGTTCAATTGGGATAGATATGCATTAATTCATAAAGAAAACAAACACTTCATCATTAAACAACCTTCAGGTGACATTTCTTTAAAATTCACTTATAAACCAGATATACACAACCGCAGGCATTCCTCTCTTTTTTATTAAAGGGAAATGAGAGGAAACTGCTGCAGAGGTTGTGTTTGCCCCGCAAGGGATTTCCAAGGCCCCACCCCCACCTAACTATTGGAAAACATATTTGTTCCCTGTGACTCCCACAATTTCATATAATCTAATTGCTAGCCATTAACAAAAACAACATAATCCTGTATAGGCAAAACACCCCTTCTAAAACTTCTTATTTTTGTACTAGACCCCCTCTTGCAAGGACACCAAGAAATGTTACCATAAACACAGGATCAGGCCCTGGTGCCGTCTGAGCCAATAACCACACCAAGGGGGTGAAAGGAAAAGGTTTTGTGATCACAAATAGGCGTCCAAGCATCCAAAAGCCAAGCACACTGTCCTTCTAAAACGCTCACAACATAAGACATcccatttcctccttctcttatACATATTTGGAATTTTAAAGATTCTAGATTCCTAGTTGGCACATTTGATCACAAGTCCTTGAGCATTGCATCAAACTTACTTGCATCTCCATCCTTAGCGGCGGACCACTTTCTTATAAGAGGTGTGTTTTGGCAGTTTCTACGTCATTAGGTAACTTGAGTTCATTTCTCCAGAAGGTTGACTGGACCTTGTGATTTTCAGCACTTTCTGTGAAACCCCAGATGTTCTTATCATTCCCTGCCAGAGCCGTGAGCACTGGGGACACACACCGCTCGTTGCCACCAAGCAAGAGCACCTCTGCCTAAAACTTTCAACTCTTATTCTTATTTTGGGCCTGGTCTTTTAGACGCTGGTCTCAACAGCATCATTATACTGATAAGTCCAATGAGAGAATACAGatccttgttgtttttcaaatcaTTGCTGAATTGTAAGATTATACCTGGCAAAAATTAACCTTGCAGCAGTAGTTAGATTCAGTTCTGTTACTTTAAACTTTCTAGGAATCATGGCAAAATAGTTCAGTAATAGtgttactgccctgacctggatggcccaggctagcctgatctcgtcagctctcagaagctaagcagggtcagccctggttagtatttggatgggagaccaccaaggaatactagggttgctgtgcagaggaaggcactggcaaaccacctctgttagtctcttgccatgaaaaccccaaaaaggggtcgccataagtcggctgtgacttgacggcactttacacacacacaatagtgtTACTGGTGTGAATGGAACAACAATAGCTAAACCTTCCTTGATTGTTGACACAATTGCTTTCCAAAAGTTTTGTGCTCTCTGACGTGACCACCATATATAAAGGAAATCAACGTGAGGGGATTTACAAAACGAACTGGCCTGTAGAAAAGTGGTAGATATTTCCATGCTTTACTTGATACTTCAAACCCAAGACTCTTGCATCATTTAAGCTGATAAGTTAAATTGGCTTTAGATGCCAGAACAAATAGCAAGCAAATGTAACCATTATCTTGAATTCTGTAAACCTTTTTCATGGTCACAGTCACAGATGGCAATCTTAATACATGGCAGAGATTACTCAGTTTAGTAAATTAAACCACACATAAATGACAGAATTCATATTGCAGCTTCAATAAAAGAACCATGGAGATAACATGGATGCTTTCTCATTCAATGAGAAAAGACAGAAATATGTTGATTCTGTGCTGCCATGTCAGAAAGCCGGACTCCAAATCTTCAGGCAGCAGAGCCCACGTCCACCCTAACACCAGGAGCCAAACtgtgagcacttgccccgtgacaatcccataaacaacatccacagacaagtagtccaaaagagagttaatttattggagaatccacagaTTAAGAGCTGCTAGGAATCAAGACGGCacttatgagaactaaaagcttggtgctgggtataaatgaaagaacacagaacacctcaggaAACCAcagtaacccccctcccaccagaataagttcccacgaagttcagagtcaaaatacatagttggcagttgaccGTTGGTAaggctgaccttggccagcacctggtgaaagcacaacattctctgtcagactatgcctggcattctctgcacatCGACCAGGCTAGGcgtgacattctgcccccccaaaggcccccctttcACTTTCCGGGCTTATGCGGGTAGGCATCGTGGAATTCacggaccaggcgaggggcggaaatGTCGCGCGAGCGTACCcattcatcctgagcagaactgaagtgcttccaacgaactagatactggagggaaccatgaCGGATACATGAGTCCAGGAccttagcaacttcaaaatgctcctctcccccccccccctcagcgtAAGCACCTCGGGCAGAGGctcgggatgccactccggggaggaaACATGCGGTTTcaacagactgacatgaaacacaggaTGGATACGCCTTAAAGACTTCGGGAGTGAAAGTtctacagtgactgggttgatgatgcgGGAGATGGGGAACGGACcgacatatttggcactgagtttgccacacgggcgggttgaccgtaggtttttggtggagagataaactgtATCCCCCACCCCGTAGTCTTTACTCGGCAcctggtgtttgtcagcttgagctttgtatttgctTTTGGCCCGTTCCAGATTTTTtattaaccatggccaggtggtttGAATCGTGTGTACCCAGGCagccacatctccacctcccacctccccagaCATGTCCACATGGCCGATGGGGCCTAAATCGTGGATGGAGAgacttcc
This genomic window from Euleptes europaea isolate rEulEur1 chromosome 18, rEulEur1.hap1, whole genome shotgun sequence contains:
- the MRPL35 gene encoding 39S ribosomal protein L35, mitochondrial, translating into MAARALRCGAAGFLRSFHSLALNGARSLHPISGLSTLYIKPGPLLATSAKKMLPPAGSVSAGDSVSILNSITPLLPSILHQQARTVITYSLRKGKRKTVKAVVRRFLRLHCGLWLRRRAGYKKRLWKKSAQRKQRLREQVFCNKTQSKLLDKMTTSFWKRRNWYVNDPFQKYHDRTNLRQ